In Pseudobacter ginsenosidimutans, the following are encoded in one genomic region:
- a CDS encoding Gldg family protein, translated as MRTVLKIAINELRDLFYSPVAWVTLIVFMVMCGFFYTSSLFILTQSFHYDMLYNPYFYLLANVRVLSLTGQVFPDVFTNILQYLYLYVPLITMGIINKEFNSGTIRLMYSSPVSIRQIVLGKYLGIMFFNLFFVLIMGIFVVEGFADIVSLDYGPLLSAILGIYLLLCALSAIGFFMSALTSYQIVAAIASFTVLYGLRIIGTLWQEYDFWRDLTYFLSINNRIDWLIKGLIRSKDLLYYLVIITLFVVFTILKLSDGVKRRVWYVRVARYLGVIAAGLLIGYVGSRTGITAYLDTSARKVNTIRPETQAIVHAMKDSALEVTMYTNLFDLINSGSIGVVPARRNAFLDTWEQYTRFKPDIKFRYEYYYHMIPGDSGLYRRFPGKTEQQIAGLLAKGLRLDSALFKSPDEIKKIIDLKSEGYRSVMQLNYRGRKTFLRVLPAELNEMEYVLNQTYFNAAFKRVLGTKMPKLSYITGELERSLVKKGEREYSGQYHLVNLGFDFDTTNLSTHDLPADISVVILADPKMDLSAVVLSKLRKYLDNGGNMLILGEPKKQYVLNPLLQSLGVQLMPGQLVQVDPNETADKITLYSTPYFFDLANHHFLRELKLLWKNNFYPEDMSVIGMAGSTPVAVISDSGFTAAPLFLTKPFTRASPKNNWLKAGKLVTDSAAPVFNASEGDLRFDSLATAIKLTRQLSGNEQRIIVSGDADIISNSGMSELSEYFFSWLTYQQFPVYTPIPAPPPDNDIKASLPWATLQKKLYVWILPGMMLIAGTILLVRRKRK; from the coding sequence ATGAGGACTGTTCTTAAAATAGCAATTAATGAGCTGCGTGATCTGTTCTACTCTCCGGTGGCATGGGTTACGCTGATCGTGTTCATGGTGATGTGTGGGTTCTTTTATACAAGCTCACTTTTTATATTGACGCAGAGCTTCCATTACGATATGCTCTATAATCCTTATTTCTATTTGCTGGCAAACGTGAGGGTTTTATCGCTGACCGGACAGGTATTTCCTGATGTTTTTACCAATATACTGCAATACCTCTACCTCTATGTGCCACTGATTACCATGGGAATTATCAATAAGGAGTTCAATAGCGGTACAATCAGGCTGATGTACTCGTCGCCTGTGAGCATTCGCCAGATCGTATTGGGCAAATACCTGGGGATTATGTTCTTCAACCTGTTCTTTGTATTGATCATGGGCATTTTTGTGGTGGAAGGCTTTGCAGATATCGTATCGCTGGATTATGGTCCGCTATTATCTGCCATACTGGGTATTTATCTCTTGCTGTGTGCGCTGAGCGCTATCGGCTTCTTCATGTCGGCACTAACCAGTTACCAGATCGTAGCGGCCATCGCCAGTTTTACCGTACTCTACGGGTTGAGAATAATCGGTACTCTGTGGCAGGAATATGATTTTTGGCGCGACCTCACTTATTTCCTTTCCATCAATAACCGCATCGACTGGCTGATAAAAGGATTGATCAGGAGCAAGGACCTGCTCTACTACCTGGTGATCATCACCCTGTTTGTTGTGTTCACCATACTGAAATTAAGTGATGGTGTGAAAAGGAGGGTGTGGTATGTGCGGGTGGCCCGGTATCTGGGCGTTATCGCAGCTGGGTTATTGATAGGATATGTTGGATCACGTACAGGTATAACCGCTTATCTGGATACCTCAGCCCGGAAGGTGAATACGATCCGGCCCGAAACTCAGGCGATCGTTCATGCAATGAAAGACAGTGCCCTGGAGGTAACGATGTATACCAACCTGTTCGATCTCATCAACTCGGGATCGATTGGTGTAGTACCTGCCCGCCGGAATGCTTTCCTGGATACATGGGAACAGTACACCCGTTTCAAGCCGGATATCAAATTCCGCTATGAATATTATTATCACATGATTCCCGGTGACAGTGGATTGTACAGGCGGTTCCCTGGAAAAACAGAACAACAGATTGCCGGACTCCTGGCAAAAGGGTTGAGACTGGACAGTGCTCTTTTTAAATCTCCCGATGAGATCAAAAAAATAATCGACCTGAAGAGCGAGGGTTACAGATCGGTGATGCAATTGAATTACCGGGGGAGAAAAACTTTTCTGCGCGTATTGCCCGCTGAATTGAATGAGATGGAATATGTCCTCAATCAAACCTATTTCAATGCAGCATTCAAACGGGTGCTGGGAACGAAGATGCCGAAGCTCTCTTATATTACAGGAGAGCTGGAACGCAGCCTTGTTAAAAAAGGGGAGCGGGAATATTCAGGGCAATATCATCTTGTGAACCTTGGTTTTGATTTTGACACCACCAACTTGTCAACACATGATCTTCCTGCCGATATATCTGTTGTGATCCTGGCAGATCCTAAAATGGACCTGAGTGCTGTGGTGCTTTCCAAACTACGAAAGTACCTGGATAATGGCGGCAATATGCTGATCCTGGGAGAGCCAAAGAAACAATATGTATTGAATCCATTGTTGCAATCATTGGGTGTGCAATTGATGCCAGGGCAACTGGTGCAGGTTGATCCCAATGAAACTGCAGATAAGATAACATTGTACTCAACTCCATATTTTTTCGATCTGGCCAATCATCATTTTCTCAGGGAGCTAAAACTATTATGGAAGAATAATTTTTATCCCGAAGATATGTCTGTGATCGGAATGGCTGGTTCAACTCCTGTAGCTGTTATCAGCGATAGTGGTTTCACTGCAGCTCCATTATTCCTAACCAAACCCTTTACCAGGGCCAGTCCTAAAAACAACTGGTTGAAGGCAGGTAAGCTGGTTACTGATTCTGCTGCTCCTGTTTTCAATGCAAGCGAAGGTGATCTCAGATTCGATTCATTAGCCACTGCAATCAAGTTGACAAGACAGCTAAGTGGAAATGAGCAACGCATCATTGTAAGCGGGGATGCTGATATAATCAGCAATTCAGGTATGTCTGAGCTCAGCGAATATTTTTTTAGCTGGTTGACCTATCAACAATTTCCTGTTTATACACCCATTCCGGCGCCCCCACCAGACAATGATATAAAGGCCAGTCTTCCATGGGCTACCCTTCAAAAGAAATTGTATGTGTGGATACTGCCTGGCATGATGCTGATTGCAGGAACGATATTATTGGTAAGAAGAAAAAGAAAATAA
- a CDS encoding ABC transporter ATP-binding protein yields the protein MILRTERLSHKYSSNWAIRDINIQIGDAGIIGLLGSNGAGKSTTMNIICGALNQTEGKVFINDIDMGKYPKEAKKEIGFLPQTPPLYTDLTIDEYLVFSAELRKINKHLIRSAVDEAKERCGIQHFSSRLIKNLSGGYRQRVGIAQAIIHKPSLVVLDEPTNGLDPNQLIEARKLIREIAEEHTVLLSSHILSEINILCREIIMIESGRVVFSDSMDAFNNYAQSHALLIRMGNPPPREELMNVPGVSKVEFVTNEQLKIYFEGNADELTERLIATSVSAGWKIKEINPDKGLLDDIFKQLSDKVSR from the coding sequence ATGATCCTGAGAACAGAGCGCTTATCGCATAAATATTCCAGTAACTGGGCAATCCGCGATATCAATATTCAAATCGGGGATGCCGGTATCATTGGCCTTCTTGGATCCAATGGTGCTGGTAAATCCACCACTATGAATATTATTTGTGGCGCATTGAATCAAACGGAGGGAAAGGTATTCATCAACGATATCGATATGGGTAAATATCCAAAAGAAGCCAAAAAGGAAATTGGCTTCTTACCACAAACACCTCCTTTGTACACTGATCTTACAATCGATGAATACCTTGTTTTCAGTGCAGAGTTGCGAAAGATCAATAAACACCTGATCAGGTCTGCCGTGGATGAAGCCAAGGAACGATGCGGCATTCAGCATTTCAGTTCACGATTGATCAAAAATCTCTCCGGAGGCTACCGGCAGCGCGTTGGTATTGCACAGGCTATCATCCACAAACCGAGTCTGGTGGTGCTGGATGAGCCAACCAATGGGCTTGATCCCAACCAGCTGATCGAAGCCAGGAAACTGATCAGGGAGATTGCAGAGGAACATACGGTGCTGTTGTCATCGCATATTTTATCGGAGATCAATATCCTCTGCCGTGAGATCATCATGATAGAATCTGGCAGGGTGGTGTTTTCCGATTCGATGGATGCTTTCAATAATTATGCGCAATCACATGCATTGTTGATCCGTATGGGTAACCCTCCTCCCCGTGAAGAACTGATGAATGTTCCGGGTGTGTCTAAAGTGGAGTTCGTGACCAATGAACAATTAAAGATTTATTTCGAGGGGAATGCAGATGAATTGACAGAGAGGTTAATCGCAACCAGCGTTTCTGCGGGATGGAAGATCAAAGAGATCAATCCGGACAAGGGCTTGCTGGATGATATTTTCAAACAATTATCAGATAAGGTAAGCAGGTAA
- a CDS encoding RagB/SusD family nutrient uptake outer membrane protein, producing the protein MNHTLNGKIPGLCILVMLLLMGCKKFLGVRLSETVVNPTTVTDFKEMLNHDSLALCNFILADLMSDDVRMTDAMLQSDTSSFFAHDYLWAKDVWNMGDQDFMYNNAYSRILQMNIILSKIDEAQGDTKQKNLLRAQAQINRAWYYLQLANLYGDHYQTATAATALAVPLVLLPDANVLPARATVQQVYDQIIKDLTAAVNSADLPAMGQTIVQPGKAAGYALLARTYLFMGNYAAAETAAGAALELRSTLLNYNTAYTMPGVLIDLSKNPETLLGRLCSDNSFLAKYSGASFLISPALRDLFEDTDTRLTVNFGADGNYNTYQYGWQVFNYSVAVPELVLIKAECLARKADTDGALSWINRLRQNRLPGNSTPDNHDDVLKIVLEERRRELFFHGGLRLFDLKRLNREAAYAQTPERMNDDNTTVLSTLAPGSPRYLMQFSPIIIANNPNIVPNNR; encoded by the coding sequence ATGAACCATACACTGAATGGAAAAATACCTGGTCTGTGCATATTAGTCATGCTGCTATTGATGGGCTGTAAGAAATTTCTGGGCGTACGTCTGAGTGAGACTGTGGTGAATCCCACAACAGTTACTGATTTTAAAGAAATGCTCAATCATGATTCGCTGGCCCTTTGCAATTTCATACTGGCAGACCTGATGAGTGATGATGTACGTATGACTGATGCCATGCTGCAAAGCGACACTTCTTCTTTTTTCGCTCATGATTATCTGTGGGCAAAGGATGTATGGAATATGGGCGACCAGGATTTTATGTACAACAATGCTTATTCCCGTATACTTCAAATGAATATCATACTCAGCAAGATCGATGAAGCACAAGGGGATACAAAACAAAAAAATCTGCTGAGGGCACAGGCGCAGATCAACCGTGCCTGGTACTACCTGCAACTTGCCAATTTGTATGGAGACCATTATCAGACGGCAACAGCGGCTACAGCATTGGCTGTTCCACTGGTCCTGCTGCCTGATGCCAATGTTCTTCCTGCCAGGGCTACTGTTCAACAGGTGTATGATCAGATCATTAAAGACCTGACAGCTGCAGTGAACAGTGCAGACCTCCCTGCGATGGGGCAAACCATTGTCCAGCCCGGAAAGGCTGCCGGTTATGCTTTGCTTGCCCGCACTTATCTCTTTATGGGTAACTATGCAGCTGCAGAAACCGCTGCCGGCGCGGCATTGGAGCTTAGAAGTACTTTGCTGAACTACAATACAGCCTACACTATGCCAGGTGTTCTGATCGATCTGTCTAAAAACCCTGAAACATTGCTGGGCCGGCTTTGCAGTGATAATTCATTTCTTGCCAAATATTCAGGTGCTTCCTTTCTCATCAGTCCGGCGCTAAGGGATCTGTTTGAAGATACAGATACAAGACTTACAGTGAATTTTGGAGCTGATGGAAATTATAACACTTATCAGTATGGGTGGCAGGTATTCAACTACAGCGTGGCTGTGCCGGAACTAGTGCTGATAAAAGCTGAATGTCTCGCCAGGAAAGCTGATACAGATGGGGCCTTGAGCTGGATTAACCGCTTGCGTCAGAATCGCCTGCCCGGTAATTCAACCCCTGACAATCACGATGATGTTTTGAAAATAGTACTGGAAGAAAGAAGAAGGGAATTATTCTTTCACGGAGGGCTCAGGTTATTCGACCTCAAAAGACTGAACCGGGAAGCGGCTTATGCACAAACGCCTGAAAGGATGAATGATGATAATACTACCGTTCTTTCAACCCTGGCGCCTGGTTCGCCACGCTACCTGATGCAGTTTTCTCCGATCATCATTGCCAATAATCCCAATATAGTTCCCAATAACCGGTAA
- a CDS encoding BT_3987 domain-containing protein encodes MRRKYLIQSPLICIQVLLIFCTSCVKDNSFIEQGRYIVYVDPQPDGPTTYNLLPVNALLFRDSVVLLNKMVFPVRILNAFEQDIVLSAKIDPELIPVYDRLTNSQMPSPALPEGAFQLAHTDITIKAGMLVSGDSIQIIPDFSKIETGKTYILPVRVGTDNDHLTPPADTLRQTMFLKVSATDVTTTLVSFAGGEQVNIFNLQLVKQSDGNYIPHNDFISANVGVMAFVNSFLGKPLQVNVVAAPELTAGFNEAHQSSYVTMPGAYYNIVPPTNTIGAGLLNSNLFNLEFTSQFLPAAGNNYLIPLKIKDDAFVPPAPNSTVFIGVNVDAHTIYSRSGWTILSASSESQATGEIASNLLDGDYATQWRSAIDAVPLLPQWFIADMGQMNTVKGIMIRHAGNEGPWHPKQAKLYTSADNINWSAAQMMNIPSPSVFNENLFIDLPTPVATRYLKFEVVATQGEAPDQVSFNEFGVYGNQP; translated from the coding sequence ATGCGTAGAAAATATTTGATACAATCACCACTCATCTGTATACAGGTGTTATTGATCTTCTGCACTTCCTGCGTAAAAGACAATAGTTTTATCGAGCAGGGAAGGTATATCGTTTATGTAGATCCGCAGCCGGATGGGCCAACCACCTATAATCTATTGCCGGTAAATGCACTTTTGTTCCGGGATAGCGTCGTTTTGCTCAATAAAATGGTATTCCCGGTAAGGATTCTGAATGCTTTTGAGCAGGATATTGTGCTCTCAGCAAAAATAGACCCAGAGCTGATCCCTGTTTACGACCGGCTGACTAATTCCCAAATGCCCTCGCCTGCTTTGCCGGAAGGTGCATTCCAGCTTGCTCATACTGATATTACCATTAAAGCAGGGATGTTGGTGTCGGGTGATTCAATACAGATCATTCCGGATTTCTCCAAAATTGAAACTGGTAAAACATACATTTTACCGGTAAGGGTGGGCACAGATAATGACCATCTTACACCTCCCGCAGATACCCTTCGGCAAACCATGTTCCTGAAAGTATCGGCTACGGATGTGACTACTACTCTCGTGAGTTTTGCCGGAGGTGAGCAGGTGAATATATTCAACCTTCAACTGGTTAAACAGTCAGACGGGAATTATATACCGCATAATGATTTTATCAGCGCTAATGTGGGGGTTATGGCTTTTGTCAACAGCTTTCTTGGAAAACCTTTACAGGTTAACGTGGTAGCTGCACCCGAGCTTACAGCTGGTTTCAATGAAGCTCATCAATCGTCTTACGTCACAATGCCCGGAGCATATTACAATATAGTGCCACCCACCAATACGATCGGGGCAGGATTATTGAACTCGAATCTTTTTAACCTGGAATTCACCAGCCAGTTCCTACCTGCTGCCGGTAATAACTATCTCATCCCACTGAAGATAAAAGATGATGCCTTTGTGCCCCCGGCACCTAACAGCACAGTATTCATAGGAGTGAACGTTGATGCACATACGATCTATTCCCGTTCGGGTTGGACAATTCTTTCCGCCTCTTCAGAAAGCCAGGCAACAGGAGAAATCGCCTCCAATCTGCTGGATGGAGATTATGCCACACAATGGAGGTCTGCTATAGACGCTGTTCCTCTATTGCCGCAATGGTTTATCGCCGATATGGGGCAAATGAATACTGTAAAAGGTATCATGATCAGGCATGCGGGGAATGAAGGACCCTGGCATCCGAAACAGGCAAAACTGTATACCAGTGCCGATAATATTAATTGGAGTGCAGCACAGATGATGAATATCCCTTCGCCATCTGTATTCAATGAAAATCTTTTTATCGATCTGCCCACACCTGTAGCAACACGTTACCTGAAGTTCGAAGTTGTAGCAACACAAGGGGAAGCGCCGGACCAGGTTTCCTTCAACGAATTTGGTGTGTATGGCAATCAACCTTAA